From one Candidatus Chlorobium masyuteum genomic stretch:
- a CDS encoding B12-binding domain-containing radical SAM protein: MSASVLLIVYDNDSYIHWFPQGVGYLAAVLKNAGFNVTIYNQDYHHYPDSHLTDYLNKNTFDFIGFSFIAGYYQYRKTIAISNAINASDRRPYYVIGGHGPSPEPEYFLKITGADAVVIGEGEETIVDLLTSVIEKKGLETVDGIAYLNAKGQYVINKKRLLIADIDTIPFPAYELFPVHYYRLLRMPHCSNSDFVMPLLSGRGCTFTCNFCYRLDKGFRPRSSQGIIEEIKFLKRNYDITYIAFSDELLMSSLSRIEELCSAFIRSEINIKWDCNGRLNYAKPDILRLMKSAGCVFINYGIEAMDDQVLQKMGKGLSVRQIEKGIKATLDVGISPGFNIIFGHIGDNEKILQKGVDFLLKYDDGAQLRTIRPVTPYPGSPLYYYAIESGLLQGCEDFYENKHLNSDLMSVNFTELSDEEYYKVLAEANSKLLKNYFEKKTALSLSQVNRLYTKKDSLFRGFRQS; this comes from the coding sequence ATGAGTGCAAGCGTTCTCTTGATTGTTTACGACAATGATTCATATATACACTGGTTTCCACAGGGTGTTGGTTACCTGGCAGCGGTACTGAAAAATGCAGGTTTTAATGTTACGATATATAATCAGGATTATCATCATTATCCCGATTCACATCTTACTGATTACTTGAATAAAAACACCTTTGATTTTATCGGGTTCAGTTTCATTGCCGGCTACTACCAGTATAGAAAAACGATTGCGATATCAAATGCTATCAATGCATCAGACAGGAGGCCTTATTATGTAATTGGCGGTCATGGTCCGAGTCCGGAACCTGAATATTTCCTGAAAATAACAGGTGCTGATGCGGTCGTGATCGGTGAAGGCGAAGAAACTATAGTCGATTTATTAACTTCGGTAATCGAAAAAAAAGGACTTGAAACGGTTGACGGAATTGCCTATCTGAATGCAAAAGGTCAATATGTGATTAATAAAAAAAGGCTCTTGATAGCAGATATTGATACAATTCCATTTCCTGCCTATGAATTATTCCCTGTCCATTATTACAGGCTGCTTAGAATGCCTCATTGCTCAAATAGCGATTTTGTAATGCCATTGCTTTCTGGTCGAGGATGTACTTTTACCTGTAACTTTTGCTATAGACTTGATAAAGGTTTTCGTCCAAGGTCAAGCCAGGGAATTATTGAGGAAATCAAGTTCCTGAAAAGAAATTATGATATAACCTATATAGCTTTTTCTGATGAGTTGTTGATGTCATCGTTGAGCAGAATTGAGGAGTTGTGCAGCGCATTTATTCGATCTGAAATCAATATTAAATGGGATTGTAATGGACGTCTGAATTATGCAAAACCGGACATATTGAGACTAATGAAAAGTGCTGGATGTGTATTTATTAATTATGGTATTGAGGCGATGGATGATCAAGTGCTGCAGAAAATGGGCAAAGGATTATCTGTTCGTCAGATAGAGAAAGGTATTAAAGCTACGCTTGACGTCGGGATCAGCCCCGGTTTTAATATAATTTTCGGGCATATCGGGGATAACGAGAAAATTCTTCAAAAAGGTGTTGATTTTCTTCTGAAATATGATGATGGTGCCCAGCTTCGAACAATCAGGCCGGTGACCCCATATCCCGGTTCACCGCTATATTATTATGCAATTGAATCGGGTTTGTTGCAAGGGTGTGAGGATTTCTATGAAAATAAACATCTCAATTCAGATTTGATGTCCGTAAATTTCACTGAGTTATCTGATGAAGAGTATTATAAGGTTTTGGCTGAGGCGAACTCAAAATTGCTAAAAAATTATTTCGAGAAAAAAACCGCTTTGTCCTTAAGCCAGGTCAACCGATTGTATACTAAAAAAGATTCCTTATTTAGAGGATTCAGGCAGTCATAA
- the hisF gene encoding imidazole glycerol phosphate synthase subunit HisF, translating to MSNIRLIARLDIKGCNLIKGIHLEGLRIIGNPNEYAMRYYQQGADELIYMDCVASLYGRNHLGDIIRSAAKDIFIPLTVGGGIRSVEDATQILRSGADKVAVNTAAVARPELISEISYRFGRQCMVLSVEAKEIGSGCWEVYTDNGRERTGLNVIDWVKTGVSMGAGEVLLTSVDREGTRKGFDVALIKAVTSEVSVPVIASGGMGKQQDMVDAVTFGGADAVAMADILHYNRAGIGDIRAAAKAAGIGVRLYESV from the coding sequence GTGAGTAATATTCGTCTTATCGCACGACTTGACATTAAAGGGTGCAATCTTATCAAAGGTATTCATTTAGAGGGATTACGCATTATCGGTAATCCTAACGAATATGCCATGCGTTATTATCAGCAGGGAGCTGATGAACTGATTTACATGGATTGTGTTGCGAGTCTTTATGGTCGTAACCATTTGGGAGATATCATCCGTTCAGCAGCAAAAGATATATTTATCCCTTTGACAGTTGGCGGTGGTATTCGGTCAGTTGAAGATGCCACGCAGATATTGCGATCCGGTGCCGATAAAGTAGCCGTGAACACTGCAGCAGTTGCGAGACCAGAGCTTATCAGTGAAATATCATATCGTTTCGGCCGCCAGTGTATGGTGCTTTCTGTTGAAGCGAAAGAAATAGGTTCGGGATGCTGGGAAGTCTATACAGATAATGGTCGAGAGCGTACTGGACTGAATGTCATTGATTGGGTGAAAACGGGTGTGTCTATGGGTGCAGGAGAGGTATTACTGACATCTGTTGACAGGGAGGGGACGCGGAAAGGTTTTGATGTCGCATTGATCAAAGCGGTAACATCAGAGGTTTCTGTTCCCGTTATTGCTTCAGGAGGTATGGGTAAACAACAAGATATGGTAGATGCTGTGACTTTTGGCGGTGCGGATGCGGTTGCTATGGCAGATATTCTTCACTATAATCGAGCTGGTATCGGTGACATCAGAGCGGCAGCTAAAGCAGCAGGCATCGGAGTGAGGCTCTATGAGAGTGTCTGA
- a CDS encoding LA_1612 family putative O-antigen biosynthesis protein, translating to MRSNIHWFSLPNKCDVLIFNLAGYAKLKPYLDGYKCTVFSSEREEIYLLCLIRSLFLSIFWRGDFMGAYYSAFVKSSLPKIVITFIDNNPDYYRISALNKDIKTVFVQNGWRDKFLEIVPLPPSPFVDHMCVYNDLIGQYYTKHIGGQYHVIGSVPNNHVITSKKLPDNSVLFISQYRDRPKTGSDYFYTDAFGRKVLYSIFYYPESVVLPLLSRWCQDNQRELVVAGSSITSFDDEKAFFDRYIKGEWSFMKKENELSSYEIIDSAEIIVTVDSNLGYEAFVRGKKTAFVTCRNNDLDVDDMGFCWHAGFSDSGLFWTNSCEENKILMILNYLAMVKDEEWNQLVRKYADDVMIYDPGNTRFKLLLDQLLQKSDDLS from the coding sequence ATGAGATCGAATATTCATTGGTTCTCATTGCCGAACAAGTGCGATGTGCTTATTTTTAATTTAGCCGGTTATGCTAAATTAAAGCCTTATCTTGATGGTTATAAGTGCACTGTCTTTTCCTCAGAAAGGGAAGAAATCTATTTATTATGTCTTATCAGATCACTTTTCTTGTCAATATTTTGGCGCGGTGATTTCATGGGGGCTTATTATAGTGCATTTGTAAAGTCATCATTGCCGAAAATAGTTATTACTTTTATTGATAATAATCCTGATTATTACAGAATATCCGCACTAAATAAAGATATCAAAACTGTTTTTGTGCAAAATGGATGGAGAGATAAGTTTTTAGAGATTGTTCCACTCCCGCCATCACCGTTTGTTGACCACATGTGTGTATACAATGACTTGATTGGGCAATATTATACAAAACATATAGGGGGTCAGTATCATGTTATAGGATCTGTCCCAAATAATCATGTTATCACCTCCAAAAAACTTCCGGATAATTCAGTGCTCTTTATATCTCAGTACAGAGACCGCCCCAAAACCGGTAGCGACTATTTTTATACTGATGCGTTTGGGCGTAAAGTGTTGTATTCAATATTTTATTACCCGGAAAGTGTTGTGTTGCCATTGTTATCCCGTTGGTGTCAAGACAATCAAAGGGAATTAGTTGTTGCGGGATCATCTATTACTTCCTTTGATGATGAAAAGGCGTTTTTCGACAGGTATATTAAGGGCGAATGGTCTTTCATGAAAAAAGAAAATGAATTAAGTTCTTATGAAATAATTGATTCTGCTGAAATTATTGTTACGGTCGATTCGAATTTAGGTTATGAGGCTTTTGTGAGAGGTAAAAAAACAGCTTTTGTTACATGCAGAAACAATGATTTGGATGTCGATGATATGGGTTTCTGCTGGCATGCCGGTTTTTCTGATAGCGGGTTATTCTGGACGAACAGTTGTGAAGAAAATAAGATTCTCATGATTCTGAATTACCTGGCAATGGTAAAAGATGAAGAGTGGAATCAATTAGTTAGGAAATATGCTGATGATGTCATGATCTATGACCCCGGTAATACCCGTTTTAAGTTGCTTCTTGATCAACTGCTTCAGAAATCCGATGACCTCTCCTGA
- a CDS encoding nucleotidyltransferase family protein, with translation MEKIYCQAILPLDSTIQDVISNLDKVAIKIVLIVNESGVLEGTISDGDIRRGLLRGLGLKSHIDSIIHRNPIVVPPEMARETVMKLMVANKIQQIPVVNEQNHVVGLHLWDEITIPAVRHNLMVIMAGGMGTRLRPHTENCPKPMLPVAGKPMLEHIIERAKSEGFSSFVLAIHYLGQMIEDYFGNGEQMGVRIDYLREQFPLGTAGALGLLNLRPKTPFLVTNGDVLTDIRYGELLDFHIRNSAAATMAVRAHEWQHPFGVVQTKGIDIVGFQEKPVHRSHINAGVYALNPEALSLLESNEHCDMPALFERLQAQTKRIAAYPIHEPWLDVGRPDDLKQASTAVENN, from the coding sequence ATTGAAAAGATATATTGTCAGGCTATTCTGCCTCTCGATTCCACGATTCAGGATGTAATAAGTAACCTTGACAAGGTTGCTATCAAAATAGTGTTGATAGTTAATGAATCAGGTGTGCTTGAGGGAACAATATCGGACGGAGATATCCGGCGAGGTTTACTTAGAGGTTTAGGACTCAAAAGCCATATTGATAGCATAATTCATCGTAATCCCATTGTTGTGCCTCCTGAAATGGCTCGTGAGACGGTTATGAAGCTTATGGTTGCTAATAAAATTCAGCAGATACCTGTTGTTAATGAACAGAATCATGTTGTTGGCCTGCATCTTTGGGATGAGATTACCATACCGGCAGTTCGTCACAATCTCATGGTCATTATGGCTGGAGGGATGGGTACCAGGCTTCGCCCTCATACCGAAAACTGTCCTAAACCCATGCTCCCGGTAGCCGGTAAGCCTATGCTGGAGCATATCATCGAACGAGCTAAATCTGAAGGGTTTAGCTCGTTCGTATTGGCTATTCATTACCTTGGTCAGATGATTGAAGATTACTTTGGAAACGGTGAACAAATGGGTGTGCGGATTGATTACCTTCGGGAGCAATTCCCTCTGGGCACTGCCGGAGCTCTTGGACTGCTCAACTTAAGACCAAAGACTCCTTTTTTAGTAACGAACGGGGATGTATTGACCGACATCCGGTATGGTGAGTTGCTTGATTTTCATATACGCAATAGCGCTGCAGCCACAATGGCTGTAAGAGCACATGAATGGCAGCATCCCTTTGGAGTTGTGCAAACCAAGGGGATTGACATAGTCGGTTTTCAGGAAAAACCGGTGCACCGCAGCCATATCAATGCCGGGGTTTATGCTCTTAATCCGGAGGCTTTGAGTTTACTGGAGTCAAATGAACATTGCGACATGCCGGCCTTGTTTGAACGATTGCAGGCGCAAACCAAACGTATAGCAGCGTATCCGATACACGAACCATGGCTTGATGTGGGTCGACCTGATGACTTAAAGCAAGCTTCAACTGCAGTAGAGAATAATTGA
- a CDS encoding cytidylyltransferase domain-containing protein: MKRPVIALIQARMGSSRLPDKMMLPLRGIPVVEWVWRRVCMADEINGVVVAVPDTPSDQLLYDHLLRIGARVFRGSETDVLGRMTEAARSEGAETVIRICADNPLVCGSEIDRLVDFYASGSYDYAYNHIPRGNSYPDGLGAEIVSMELLEKLNEYVTLAAQREHIFNSIWANPDQFRIGTCDPLDTTLAHPELKLDLDTIDDYTALLKLDINPEMSAFEVVRTVLQSLPHAT; the protein is encoded by the coding sequence ATGAAAAGACCGGTTATCGCTCTTATACAAGCCCGCATGGGTTCATCCCGACTGCCCGATAAAATGATGCTTCCGCTTCGTGGCATTCCTGTGGTTGAGTGGGTTTGGCGGAGAGTCTGTATGGCTGATGAGATTAATGGTGTGGTTGTTGCAGTTCCCGATACTCCGTCCGATCAGCTCCTTTATGATCACCTTTTGCGTATTGGTGCCAGAGTATTCAGGGGGAGCGAAACAGATGTTCTTGGTCGTATGACTGAAGCCGCCCGTTCGGAAGGTGCTGAAACGGTCATTCGTATCTGTGCCGATAATCCGCTTGTCTGCGGTTCGGAGATCGACCGTCTTGTTGACTTTTACGCAAGTGGAAGCTATGATTATGCATACAATCACATTCCGCGCGGCAATAGTTATCCTGATGGACTTGGTGCGGAGATAGTCTCCATGGAGTTGTTGGAAAAGCTGAATGAATACGTGACACTGGCTGCACAACGGGAACATATATTTAACTCTATATGGGCAAATCCTGATCAGTTTCGTATCGGTACCTGTGATCCTCTTGACACTACGCTTGCCCATCCGGAACTGAAGCTTGATCTGGATACCATTGATGATTACACTGCATTGCTCAAACTGGATATCAATCCTGAAATGAGTGCATTCGAGGTGGTCAGAACAGTCCTGCAATCTTTACCGCATGCCACATGA
- a CDS encoding iron-containing alcohol dehydrogenase family protein, producing MTTGIRNARNVSRYLFGTGSLSNLPAILNVHRSSASHRVIIFIDHYFQTHTLSDDFNVITPADQIIYVDTTHEPTTSLMNSMRDRVLTESAELPCAIVGIGGGITMDVAKAVSNLLSNGGDAEDYQGWDLVRVPGIFKVALPTISGTGAESTRTCVMTNTASGLKLGMNSDFTVFDQIILDPDLTRTVPRDQYFFTGMDAFIHCMESLNGSYRNAIGDAYSSQTMQLCRDVFFGDDMMSDENRAKLMVASYLGGCAIATSYVGVLHPFSAALSVVLGLHHGVANCITMRAMEEFYPEGYSEFYRMAERQGVSIPEGVCRNLTDDQYERLYSATIIHEKPLTNALGEDFKDILTPWKVRELFLRI from the coding sequence TTGACTACCGGAATTCGAAATGCGCGCAATGTCTCGCGCTACCTTTTTGGAACGGGATCACTTAGCAATTTACCGGCTATATTAAACGTTCATCGAAGTTCTGCTTCTCATAGAGTTATTATTTTTATCGATCATTATTTTCAGACGCACACTCTTTCTGATGATTTCAATGTCATCACCCCGGCGGACCAGATTATTTATGTTGATACCACTCATGAGCCAACGACATCCTTGATGAACTCCATGCGTGACAGGGTTCTTACTGAATCTGCAGAACTGCCCTGTGCAATTGTTGGCATAGGCGGAGGGATTACGATGGATGTTGCAAAGGCGGTATCAAACCTGCTTTCAAACGGAGGCGATGCTGAGGATTATCAGGGCTGGGATCTTGTTCGAGTACCCGGAATTTTCAAGGTGGCGCTACCGACGATATCCGGTACCGGAGCTGAATCAACACGTACATGCGTGATGACCAATACCGCCAGTGGATTGAAGCTCGGAATGAATAGTGATTTTACCGTTTTTGACCAGATCATCCTTGATCCGGATTTGACCCGTACTGTTCCGCGCGATCAGTATTTTTTTACAGGCATGGATGCATTCATTCACTGTATGGAGTCACTCAACGGATCATATCGGAATGCCATAGGCGATGCCTATTCCTCCCAGACCATGCAACTTTGCAGGGATGTTTTTTTTGGGGACGATATGATGTCCGATGAGAATCGTGCAAAACTGATGGTGGCCTCCTACCTTGGCGGGTGTGCCATAGCGACAAGTTATGTCGGAGTTCTTCACCCGTTTTCAGCCGCACTGAGTGTTGTGCTTGGGCTTCACCATGGCGTTGCCAACTGTATTACCATGCGGGCAATGGAAGAGTTTTATCCTGAAGGTTACAGCGAGTTTTACCGGATGGCGGAACGACAGGGGGTGAGCATTCCTGAAGGTGTATGCCGGAATTTGACGGATGATCAATACGAACGCCTCTATAGCGCAACCATTATACACGAAAAACCGCTTACCAACGCACTTGGAGAGGATTTTAAAGATATTCTGACACCATGGAAGGTCAGGGAACTCTTTCTTCGCATTTGA
- a CDS encoding acylneuraminate cytidylyltransferase family protein: protein MRILVLITARGGSKRLPGKNLRMLGGKPLIVWSIDAVKDIPEICDILLSTDDVAIAEVCKEAGAYVPWLRPAELASDTSSSVDVALHALDWYEAEHGNVDGILLIQPTSPFRTKETVRKGIDLFSKKGGGSVLGVSPTHAHPMWALKMDGDFIVPFIAQHGFGSRSQDLEPAYIVNGSFYLISPLELRDNHSFMGKNIIPLVMESPQEALDIDTEWDFSIAEYLISK from the coding sequence ATGAGAATTCTTGTTCTGATTACTGCTCGTGGCGGTTCTAAACGACTGCCGGGTAAAAATCTGCGAATGCTCGGAGGAAAACCTCTGATAGTGTGGTCTATTGATGCAGTTAAAGATATTCCTGAAATCTGTGATATCCTTTTATCTACAGATGACGTTGCGATTGCAGAAGTCTGTAAAGAAGCCGGAGCATATGTTCCCTGGTTACGACCGGCTGAGCTGGCTTCAGATACGTCAAGTTCAGTCGATGTGGCACTGCATGCACTTGATTGGTACGAGGCAGAACATGGCAACGTTGATGGCATCCTATTGATACAGCCAACATCACCATTCAGAACCAAAGAGACCGTTCGTAAAGGGATTGATCTTTTTTCCAAAAAAGGTGGTGGGTCTGTTCTTGGGGTTTCTCCAACCCATGCACATCCAATGTGGGCCTTGAAAATGGATGGAGATTTTATTGTACCGTTTATAGCGCAGCATGGTTTTGGATCTCGTTCGCAGGACCTTGAACCTGCTTATATAGTAAATGGAAGTTTTTACTTGATCTCACCATTGGAACTGCGAGACAACCACTCGTTTATGGGGAAAAACATAATTCCCCTGGTGATGGAATCACCTCAGGAAGCATTGGATATTGATACGGAATGGGATTTCAGTATAGCTGAATATCTGATTTCTAAATAA
- the hisH gene encoding imidazole glycerol phosphate synthase subunit HisH, which translates to MRVSEVTIIDYGVGNLLSVQRGFEHCGATVIVTRNPEKILASNRVVLPGVGAYGNAMQSLEQLGLISVIAEIARRQTPLLGICLGMQLLFDESEEFGLTPGLGLIPGRVIPVPSKTSIGTFLKIPHIGWSGLVPSFNSKCWSGTIMENNNPGDAAYFVHSFMAVPVNSIHRIADCIYGGHQLPAVVCRDSIMGCQFHPEKSGAVGLKILRRFLLQ; encoded by the coding sequence ATGAGAGTGTCTGAAGTTACTATTATTGATTACGGGGTTGGTAATTTGCTTAGTGTTCAACGCGGTTTTGAACATTGTGGAGCCACGGTTATTGTAACACGCAATCCGGAAAAAATACTCGCTTCAAACCGGGTTGTGCTACCAGGAGTGGGGGCATATGGTAATGCCATGCAATCACTTGAACAGCTTGGATTGATTTCTGTGATTGCAGAGATTGCTCGGAGACAAACCCCATTACTTGGTATTTGTCTGGGTATGCAACTGCTATTTGATGAAAGTGAAGAGTTTGGCTTGACTCCCGGATTAGGTCTGATTCCAGGGAGGGTAATTCCAGTACCTTCAAAGACATCTATTGGTACATTTCTGAAGATTCCGCATATCGGCTGGTCTGGCTTGGTTCCTTCTTTTAATTCTAAATGTTGGAGCGGAACCATAATGGAAAATAATAATCCGGGTGATGCAGCATATTTTGTCCACTCATTTATGGCGGTTCCAGTGAATTCAATCCATCGAATTGCCGATTGCATTTATGGTGGTCATCAATTACCGGCAGTAGTATGCCGGGATTCGATAATGGGCTGTCAGTTTCATCCAGAGAAAAGTGGTGCGGTTGGTCTGAAAATTCTTCGAAGGTTCCTCCTCCAATGA
- a CDS encoding cytidine 5'-phosphate N-acetylneuraminic acid synthetase: MNGLLIVIPASKKSVAFPDDLVKKLAGVTLIQRAITLAKSIVPDNQIMVMTDSEEINLICMRQGVASYFDKELCWLAQTVSALEIVPYLNSCSIWWHDLMLLSPYAPLLRAATLRAAFERYCDAGAKLLLPVICSPTNPYRQSPLSLKERLKKRDELLTVESSSFSITSRSILETESENKVRPLAFELDEAPIEIRSYHDWWICEKLLNRRRIVFRVIGHSAVGMGHISRCLALAHEISDHEVYFVCDTESFIATTKLAGYDYWLGVYKPEAIEQAIIDLQPDIVVNDMLNTDADYVVRLRNAGIIVVNLEDLGSGASVADLTINDLYDDPLLSGERILWGHSWFFLRDEFQDALPNTFQKRVNRLLITFGGTDPSDFTRNVLPLVAPYCAEQGIAIDVVSGDGYSYKEELQSLIAGLDAEVTYTHVTGVISRIMENAQLAISSNGRTVYELAHMNIPAVVLSHHDRERTHLFACEKNGFLPIDIANRPEHDSQILLELKRLVEDVDFRHTLFNNMYHHDFLQNKHKVVGQIQNLLHRVS, encoded by the coding sequence ATGAATGGATTACTTATTGTTATTCCTGCTTCAAAGAAAAGTGTTGCCTTTCCGGATGATCTTGTAAAGAAGCTTGCTGGAGTTACCCTGATCCAGAGAGCTATAACCCTTGCAAAATCAATAGTGCCTGACAATCAGATAATGGTGATGACCGATTCGGAGGAAATCAATCTGATATGCATGCGTCAGGGTGTCGCATCATATTTTGACAAAGAGCTCTGCTGGCTTGCTCAAACGGTTTCTGCCCTTGAAATTGTTCCTTATCTCAATTCATGCAGCATTTGGTGGCACGATTTGATGCTGCTCTCTCCGTATGCACCGCTGTTGCGTGCAGCGACGCTCCGTGCAGCATTCGAACGTTACTGTGATGCGGGAGCAAAACTGCTTTTGCCTGTTATCTGCTCACCTACCAACCCGTACCGGCAATCACCGTTGTCTCTGAAAGAGAGGTTAAAAAAAAGAGATGAGTTGCTGACCGTAGAATCTTCGAGCTTCTCTATTACAAGCCGTAGCATTTTGGAAACTGAAAGTGAAAACAAAGTCCGGCCACTGGCATTCGAGCTGGATGAAGCGCCGATTGAAATCCGGAGTTATCATGACTGGTGGATATGCGAAAAACTGCTTAACCGCCGGCGCATTGTTTTTCGGGTTATAGGTCATTCTGCAGTTGGTATGGGGCATATTTCGCGCTGTCTGGCGCTCGCCCATGAGATTTCTGATCATGAGGTGTATTTTGTTTGCGATACAGAAAGTTTTATTGCGACAACCAAGCTGGCAGGTTATGACTATTGGCTTGGTGTATACAAACCTGAAGCAATTGAGCAGGCAATTATCGATCTTCAGCCTGATATTGTAGTCAACGATATGCTGAATACAGATGCCGACTATGTTGTTCGATTGCGAAATGCCGGAATTATTGTTGTCAATCTTGAAGATCTCGGAAGTGGCGCAAGTGTTGCCGATCTGACCATTAATGATCTCTATGATGATCCTCTTCTTTCCGGAGAGAGAATTTTATGGGGTCACAGCTGGTTTTTTCTGCGAGATGAATTTCAGGATGCACTGCCTAATACGTTTCAAAAACGGGTGAATAGACTGCTGATTACATTTGGCGGCACCGATCCAAGTGATTTTACAAGAAATGTGCTCCCTCTTGTTGCGCCTTACTGTGCAGAACAGGGGATTGCCATTGATGTTGTTTCGGGTGATGGATACAGCTACAAGGAAGAACTCCAGAGTTTAATTGCCGGACTTGATGCCGAGGTGACCTATACGCATGTTACCGGCGTTATCTCCCGAATCATGGAAAATGCTCAACTGGCTATATCTTCCAACGGGCGTACCGTCTATGAACTGGCTCACATGAACATTCCTGCCGTGGTGCTCTCTCATCATGATCGTGAACGGACGCACCTGTTTGCATGCGAAAAGAATGGCTTTTTGCCGATCGATATCGCAAACAGGCCCGAACACGACAGCCAAATTCTCCTTGAGTTGAAGCGGCTTGTTGAGGATGTTGATTTTCGGCATACCTTGTTCAACAACATGTACCATCATGATTTTTTACAGAACAAGCACAAAGTGGTCGGGCAAATACAAAATCTGCTGCACCGGGTATCATGA
- a CDS encoding N-acetyl sugar amidotransferase, with protein MKRDLVKLYNLPVKVEFCKKCTISNQRPRITFDEHGICSACNFAEYKRTKIDWKEREAELVALCNKHRKDNGEYDVIVPCSGGKDGGFVAHQLKYKYGMNPLAATWAPLKASAIGRRNLDAFIASGFNHVLGTPNPQVTKKLTYLSFKHLGDPFQPFIYGQANFPLHMAVKYNVQLIMYGENGEVEYGGDMKNAFRPTRDIEDHDKHYFSGLPPEFWVEHGVSLADLHPFMAPKYEDIKRNNTEIHFMGYYKFWDPQENYYYCHEHTGFTANTERTEGTYSKYASLDDEIDGFHFYLSFIKFGIGRTTSDAAHEIRDGKITREEGLALVKRYDHEFPIKYYKEFLDFCSMTDEEAHAVIDSWRSEHIWLKEDNEWKLRHAVWHEQQERR; from the coding sequence ATGAAAAGAGATTTAGTTAAACTATATAACCTGCCTGTTAAGGTCGAATTCTGCAAAAAATGCACTATATCCAATCAACGTCCGCGAATTACCTTTGATGAGCACGGTATTTGTTCAGCATGTAATTTTGCTGAATACAAAAGAACCAAGATTGACTGGAAGGAGCGTGAAGCCGAACTTGTCGCACTCTGTAACAAACATCGAAAGGATAATGGAGAATACGATGTTATTGTGCCGTGTAGTGGTGGTAAGGATGGAGGATTTGTTGCACATCAATTGAAATACAAATATGGAATGAATCCTCTTGCGGCGACATGGGCGCCGTTAAAAGCTTCAGCTATTGGTCGCCGGAATCTTGATGCATTCATTGCTTCAGGTTTTAATCATGTACTGGGTACACCAAATCCACAGGTCACAAAAAAGCTTACATATTTGTCCTTCAAGCATCTTGGTGATCCATTTCAGCCGTTCATCTATGGTCAAGCAAACTTTCCGCTACACATGGCAGTCAAGTATAACGTGCAACTGATTATGTATGGTGAAAATGGCGAGGTCGAATACGGTGGTGATATGAAGAATGCATTTCGACCAACACGTGATATAGAGGATCATGACAAACATTATTTTTCAGGACTACCGCCCGAGTTTTGGGTTGAACATGGTGTTTCTTTAGCAGACCTCCATCCATTTATGGCGCCGAAATATGAAGATATAAAGCGAAATAATACCGAAATCCATTTTATGGGCTATTATAAGTTTTGGGACCCACAGGAGAATTACTACTATTGCCATGAGCATACTGGTTTTACAGCGAATACTGAAAGAACTGAAGGCACGTATTCCAAGTATGCAAGTTTGGATGATGAAATTGATGGATTTCACTTTTATCTCTCTTTTATAAAGTTTGGTATTGGACGAACGACATCAGACGCGGCGCATGAGATCCGTGATGGTAAAATTACACGTGAAGAGGGGTTAGCGCTGGTCAAGCGTTATGACCATGAGTTCCCGATAAAATATTACAAGGAGTTTCTGGATTTTTGCTCCATGACTGATGAGGAAGCTCATGCTGTGATTGATAGTTGGCGTTCCGAGCACATTTGGCTTAAAGAAGATAATGAGTGGAAGTTACGTCATGCTGTTTGGCATGAGCAACAGGAGAGGCGTTGA